One part of the Musa acuminata AAA Group cultivar baxijiao chromosome BXJ1-5, Cavendish_Baxijiao_AAA, whole genome shotgun sequence genome encodes these proteins:
- the LOC135675088 gene encoding protein RADIALIS-like 6 — translation MDAGKQGSSSFWSWEENKKFEVAIVAYTENHHIPIPWDKIAADLPGRTVAEIKAHYDELLEDICRIELYAQSLPDCDVPEQSAAGCSVANRGSVNEPRRDQEEIKSAAEGNPGQGNDTGDDSCTEILHPSEDDEQGQEKEIKDPSP, via the exons ATGGATGCTGGGAAGCAGGGCAGCAGTTCATTTTGGAGttgggaggagaataagaaattTGAAGTGGCCATCGTTGCATATACTGAGAACCATCACATTCCCATTCCTTGGGATAAAATTGCAGCAGATCTGCCTGGAAGAACCGTGGCCGAAATCAAAGCCCACTATGACGAACTATTGGAAGACATCTGCAGGATTGAACTTTATGCACAGTCTCTTCCCGACTGTGATGTACCTGAGCAATCTGCTGCTGGTTGTAGTGTTGCCAACAGAGGAAGTGTGAATGAACCAAGGAGAGACCAAGAAGAGATCAAGAGCGCCGCAGAGGGCAACCCTGGACAGGGGAACGACACAG GTGACGACTCATGCACGGAAATACTTCATCCGTCAGAAGACGATGAACAAGGGCAGGAGAAGGAGATCAAGGATCCTTCTCCTTGA
- the LOC135674272 gene encoding uncharacterized protein LOC135674272: MPLKANLHRAATGVNQIREAESRCLAVRHRLLQSGLPPSSYISLLRLLDAELRSLSRLASSALSLPLSSNVGYLESIARLLLHPSVRCVSRVSRPVPAAFKDHPVHVDLVCTLHRRPAWFVVSDRNPVYLSWLGPKGLRARVERVIAAARSAGALKPASVLFVFSRGIRDHVSDNLVDEFGAVEVGLLNDEEDVFEELDNGWIGVRWSGSSNSRVFEVKIALDDGRDACRSLEVVDEREEVGVLDDGFGSLVSRIDVDSADVVNFDTTALIAMVSGISNGGCERLMKAPEAEMRARFKSNYEFVMAQVTSELEHPILAELSVAIAGKKGIICESVLSEFQELVSMCAGPNERLRADQLIKHLQVVPDSPSERLMNLPTTRKIALKNKIVFGTGDHWHAPTLTANTGFVRAVSQTSMSLLTIEHRPRALTGD; encoded by the exons ATGCCTTTGAAAGCCAACCTCCACCGCGCCGCCACCGGCGTCAACCAAATCCGCGAAGCCGAGTCCCGCTGCCTCGCCGTCCGCCATCGCCTCCTCCAGTCCGGCCTTCCCCCCTCCTCCTACATCTCCCTACTCCGCCTCCTGGACGCCGAGCTTCGCTCTCTATCCCGCCTTGCCTCCTCCGCCCTTTCCCTCCCCCTAAGCTCCAACGTCGGCTACCTCGAATCCATCGCCCGCCTCCTCCTCCATCCCTCCGTCCGTTGCGTCTCCCGCGTCTCCCGGCCCGTCCCCGCCGCCTTCAAAGACCACCCCGTCCACGTCGACCTTGTCTGTACCCTCCATCGGCGCCCCGCCTGGTTCGTGGTCTCCGATCGTAACCCCGTCTACCTCTCCTGGCTTGGGCCCAAGGGCCTCCGCGCCCGCGTCGAGCGCGTCATCGCCGCCGCCCGCTCCGCCGGGGCGCTCAAGCCCGCATCCGTCCTATTCGTCTTCTCGCGCGGCATCCGCGACCATGTTTCCGACAATCTGGTGGATGAGTTCGGGGCTGTGGAAGTTGGTTTGCTCAACGACGAAGAAGATGTGTTCGAGGAGTTGGACAATGGGTGGATTGGGGTTAGATGGTCAGGGAGCTCGAATTCCAGGGTGTTTGAGGTAAAGATCGCCTTAGATGATGGAAGAGACGCATGTCGTAGCTTAGAGGTCGTGGACGAGAGAGAAGAAGTGGGTGTATTGGATGATGGGTTTGGGTCTTTGGTTTCGAGAATTGATGTGGATTCGGCGGATGTGGTGAACTTTGATACCACGGCATTGATCGCGATGGTGTCAGGAATAAGTAACGGTGGTTGCGAGCGACTGATGAAGGCGCCGGAGGCAGAGATGCGAGCAAGGTTTAAGAGCAACTATGAGTTTGTGATGGCTCAG GTGACATCCGAACTTGAGCATCCAATTCTAGCAGAACTGAGCGTTGCGATAGCTGGAAAGAAAGGTATAATCTGTGAAAGTGTCCTTTCTGAATTTCAAGAACTGGTTTCTATGTGTGCAGGACCCAATGAAAGGTTACGAGCTGATCAACTTATAAAGCATCTCCA AGTTGTCCCAGACTCTCCTTCAGAACGACTGATGAATCTTCCAACAACAAGAAAAATTGCATTGAAGAACAAGATTGTGTTTGGGACAGGAGATCATTGGCACGCACCAACATTGACGGCTAATACGGGTTTCGTGCGAGCTGTTTCACAAACTTCAATGTCATTATTGACGATCGAACACAGGCCCCGTGCACTAACCGGTGATTAG